From Paenibacillus sp. GP183, one genomic window encodes:
- a CDS encoding metalloregulator ArsR/SmtB family transcription factor, with protein MQLDKVVNYHKALADPTRIKILILLADGELNGQILAEKLCVTPATITHHAAKLRVASLINERRDKNTIYFSLNHYFIKNNSSATEKLIYRKDKGGLAILEDEQKRLKESVIKNFFTNEGKLKSMPVQLKKKLIVLELLVSKLEKGRKYCEREINEFIKNFHGDFATIRREFIMHQFMFRENQIYELNPPEMWAKWEVLS; from the coding sequence GTGCAGTTAGACAAGGTGGTCAATTATCATAAGGCTCTTGCAGATCCTACAAGAATAAAAATTTTAATACTGCTTGCAGACGGAGAGCTTAATGGACAAATTTTGGCAGAAAAGCTATGTGTAACGCCTGCGACAATAACCCACCATGCTGCGAAACTGCGAGTAGCTAGCTTAATTAATGAACGACGGGATAAAAATACAATTTATTTTTCATTAAATCATTATTTCATTAAGAATAACTCCAGTGCTACGGAAAAACTAATTTACCGAAAAGACAAGGGAGGTTTGGCAATTTTGGAAGACGAACAGAAGCGATTAAAGGAATCCGTCATTAAGAACTTTTTTACAAACGAAGGGAAATTGAAAAGTATGCCCGTTCAACTCAAGAAGAAGCTTATTGTGTTGGAACTACTTGTTTCTAAATTGGAAAAGGGGCGGAAGTATTGCGAGAGAGAAATCAACGAATTTATAAAAAATTTCCATGGTGATTTTGCTACGATAAGAAGGGAATTTATCATGCATCAATTTATGTTTAGGGAGAACCAAATTTATGAGCTAAACCCGCCGGAAATGTGGGCGAAATGGGAGGTTCTTTCATGA
- a CDS encoding AraC family transcriptional regulator yields MDWLDRMNNAMEYVETHLSEATDYDQVARISCCSTYHFQRMFSFITNVPLSEYIRRRRLTLAAFELQQSGAKVIDIALKYGYESPEAFSRAFKKMHGVMPKSARDKGVSLKAYPRLSFHISIRGDVEMNYKIEEKQAFEMFGISTVVNADGQNPFIEIPAFWTKCISDGTVDRIRTAAGLGENGQIHGILYNKQGENFSYMIGYILPQSGLPGGFEKLHIPPQTYAIFSTGLYPDGQSGIHELWKRIWGEWFPTCNYELANAPEFEMTYDRGNNMYEMEVWIPVVKKFGS; encoded by the coding sequence ATGGATTGGCTGGATCGCATGAACAACGCAATGGAATATGTAGAAACACACCTATCTGAAGCAACTGATTACGACCAAGTGGCGAGAATTTCCTGTTGCTCAACTTACCATTTTCAGCGGATGTTTTCGTTCATAACCAATGTGCCGCTTTCAGAGTATATTAGGCGCAGGCGGCTGACCCTTGCCGCATTTGAACTGCAACAAAGCGGTGCAAAGGTCATCGACATCGCTTTGAAGTATGGTTACGAATCGCCTGAGGCATTTTCTAGAGCGTTCAAAAAAATGCACGGTGTGATGCCAAAGTCAGCGCGCGACAAAGGCGTGTCACTAAAGGCCTATCCTCGGTTATCCTTTCATATTTCAATTCGAGGAGATGTGGAGATGAATTACAAAATCGAGGAAAAACAAGCTTTTGAAATGTTCGGCATATCGACTGTGGTCAATGCCGATGGCCAGAATCCGTTTATTGAAATACCTGCTTTTTGGACTAAGTGTATTTCCGACGGAACCGTTGATCGAATTCGTACTGCCGCGGGATTGGGTGAAAACGGTCAGATTCATGGGATATTATACAACAAGCAAGGCGAGAATTTTTCCTACATGATCGGCTATATTTTACCCCAGAGTGGCCTGCCGGGAGGGTTTGAAAAGCTTCATATCCCCCCTCAAACCTACGCGATTTTCTCAACCGGCCTCTACCCCGACGGACAGAGTGGTATCCATGAATTGTGGAAGCGTATTTGGGGGGAATGGTTTCCGACCTGTAATTACGAACTCGCAAATGCCCCCGAGTTTGAAATGACTTACGATAGGGGAAACAACATGTATGAAATGGAAGTTTGGATCCCTGTCGTTAAGAAATTTGGATCTTAG
- a CDS encoding glutathione peroxidase has translation MSIYDFQVTSINGKPVELSAYQGKVLLIINTASRCSYSRQFAGLQKLYESHHEQGFEILGFPCNQFNEKEPGSNSEVQEYCEINFGVTFPLFEKIEVRGPSAHPLFQYLMQQAPFQGFDTQTLDGQRMHDFLQEKYPEIYAGDGIKWNFSKFLIDRDGHVKARFETTTEPLDIEPAIESLL, from the coding sequence ATGTCGATTTATGATTTTCAAGTCACCTCAATTAACGGGAAGCCGGTTGAACTGTCAGCCTACCAAGGGAAAGTTCTCCTTATTATCAACACAGCCAGTAGGTGCAGCTATTCTCGCCAATTCGCTGGTCTTCAAAAGCTTTACGAAAGTCACCATGAGCAGGGGTTTGAAATACTCGGGTTTCCTTGTAACCAATTCAACGAGAAAGAGCCAGGGAGCAACTCGGAAGTACAGGAATATTGTGAAATCAACTTTGGAGTGACGTTTCCGTTATTTGAGAAAATAGAGGTTAGAGGGCCATCTGCGCATCCTTTATTTCAATATCTGATGCAACAAGCACCTTTTCAAGGTTTCGACACTCAAACCTTGGACGGTCAGCGGATGCATGACTTCCTTCAGGAGAAGTATCCGGAAATATACGCTGGCGACGGGATCAAGTGGAATTTCTCCAAGTTTTTGATCGATCGTGACGGCCATGTAAAAGCTAGATTCGAAACGACGACGGAGCCCCTTGACATAGAGCCAGCCATCGAATCACTGCTGTAA
- a CDS encoding transposase codes for MLSKNRLGTVPKVYFRPELQNCPHCGIKLKRSHNAWNKKISMLTGVIHAWSMAYACSNESCSHAGVAYKSAEAEALSMKHSSYGYDVLCLVGELRFKQHRTCKEIADALNERGVVTSERYAQTLYERYQTLLAASLGDHVRQSLAETTAQNGGIILSMDGVQPEKGNEMLYVILEVFSGTILAAQNMKSGAAAELRTLIDPIIEMGYPIVGIVSDGQVSIRQAFESLLPDVPYQYCQYHYLKDIAKPVVDADRKLKMELKKSMRGLRDVERKIEQAEKMTTNAVQANAAAKRHSSSDTPEAASTEAQVAKGYVAAVRALLLEDGDDGSFRPEILHLLNGW; via the coding sequence ATGCTTTCAAAAAATCGCCTCGGCACTGTGCCGAAAGTTTACTTCAGACCCGAACTGCAAAACTGCCCGCATTGCGGGATCAAACTAAAACGTTCCCACAACGCATGGAACAAAAAGATTTCCATGCTAACCGGCGTCATTCACGCATGGAGCATGGCTTACGCTTGCTCCAACGAAAGCTGTTCGCACGCTGGCGTCGCTTATAAATCTGCAGAAGCGGAAGCGCTCAGCATGAAGCATTCTTCATATGGCTACGATGTTCTCTGCCTCGTTGGCGAACTGCGCTTCAAGCAGCATCGTACCTGCAAAGAAATTGCAGATGCGCTGAATGAACGCGGTGTTGTGACCAGCGAACGATACGCGCAAACGCTATATGAGCGGTATCAAACGCTACTGGCCGCAAGCCTCGGCGATCACGTCAGACAAAGCTTGGCGGAGACTACGGCTCAGAACGGCGGCATTATCCTTTCCATGGACGGCGTCCAACCCGAAAAGGGAAACGAGATGCTATATGTCATTCTCGAAGTTTTCAGCGGGACGATTCTCGCGGCTCAGAACATGAAGAGCGGAGCCGCTGCCGAACTGCGCACGCTGATCGATCCCATTATCGAAATGGGTTATCCCATCGTAGGCATTGTCAGCGACGGACAGGTTTCTATCCGGCAAGCTTTCGAATCACTCCTGCCTGATGTGCCGTATCAGTACTGCCAGTACCATTATCTGAAAGACATTGCCAAGCCCGTCGTAGATGCGGATCGAAAGCTCAAAATGGAACTGAAAAAGAGCATGCGCGGCTTGCGGGATGTAGAACGCAAAATCGAGCAAGCCGAGAAAATGACAACCAATGCTGTACAAGCAAACGCTGCAGCGAAACGCCATTCTTCGAGCGATACGCCAGAAGCAGCATCCACGGAAGCTCAGGTAGCGAAAGGTTATGTCGCCGCTGTCCGCGCTTTACTTCTGGAAGACGGAGATGACGGCAGCTTTCGACCGGAGATATTACATCTTCTTAACGGTTGGTAG
- a CDS encoding cytochrome P450, translated as MINLLSPEFLLNPYPVYEMFRKNQPVAYMEPLQLWSVFTYEHVKTVLSDHARFSSRPIVPAKDSQPPEQQLEGFSLITTDPPKHTDLRSLVNRAFTPKAVSALQPRIEQIADELLEGIASTGELDLIKDFAYPLPVIVIAELLGVPAADRDRFKEWSDEIVAGADAVIGGGRAASHQAHMEMNEYFKDIIAQRRIRPQNDLVRALLSTEEGSSHLTESDILSFCRLLLVAGNETTTNLIGNAILAFLEHPAEWNKLLARPEMLSTAIEEVLRFRSPVQAMFRTAKQDVQIGGQAIPQGTRVVAWIGSANRDEAKFDDPARFDIYREFNPHLAFGQGIHFCLGAPLARLEAKVALTAVMNRLPELARRNAEPLEPARGFIVHGVKSLPLRFTSQN; from the coding sequence ATGATCAATCTGCTGTCTCCTGAGTTTTTATTAAATCCTTATCCCGTTTATGAAATGTTCAGAAAAAATCAGCCCGTAGCGTACATGGAGCCGCTTCAATTATGGTCTGTGTTTACGTATGAGCATGTCAAAACAGTCCTGTCCGACCATGCCCGTTTCTCCTCAAGACCGATCGTACCTGCTAAGGATTCTCAACCACCGGAACAGCAGCTAGAGGGGTTCAGCTTGATTACTACCGATCCTCCAAAGCATACCGACTTGCGTTCTTTAGTAAATCGTGCATTTACTCCAAAAGCCGTCTCCGCTCTTCAGCCGAGAATTGAACAGATTGCGGACGAACTGCTGGAAGGAATCGCCAGTACTGGCGAGCTCGATCTGATCAAGGATTTTGCTTATCCGCTTCCGGTTATTGTGATTGCGGAATTGCTTGGGGTGCCTGCTGCCGACCGTGATCGCTTCAAGGAATGGTCCGATGAAATCGTTGCGGGCGCCGACGCCGTAATCGGGGGGGGCCGAGCAGCATCTCATCAGGCTCATATGGAGATGAACGAATACTTCAAAGACATTATCGCACAGCGCCGGATCCGTCCCCAGAACGATCTGGTCAGAGCGTTGCTATCGACGGAAGAAGGATCTTCTCATCTTACGGAATCGGACATATTGTCATTTTGTCGGCTGCTTCTGGTAGCCGGAAATGAGACAACCACTAATCTCATCGGCAATGCCATCCTTGCTTTTCTGGAGCATCCGGCTGAGTGGAACAAGCTTCTAGCCCGGCCGGAAATGCTCTCTACTGCCATTGAAGAAGTGCTCCGTTTTCGTTCTCCTGTGCAGGCCATGTTCCGTACCGCCAAACAGGATGTACAGATCGGAGGTCAAGCGATTCCGCAAGGCACCCGGGTCGTTGCATGGATCGGCTCTGCCAACCGGGACGAAGCGAAGTTTGACGACCCTGCTCGCTTTGATATCTACAGGGAATTTAACCCGCACTTGGCCTTCGGCCAAGGTATCCACTTCTGTCTCGGTGCACCGCTCGCCCGTTTGGAGGCCAAAGTCGCACTAACGGCGGTCATGAATCGATTGCCTGAGCTTGCCAGACGAAACGCTGAGCCGCTGGAGCCAGCGCGCGGATTTATCGTACACGGTGTCAAAAGCTTGCCGCTGCGTTTCACCTCCCAGAATTAG
- a CDS encoding DMT family transporter, with translation MNRLSQMRTVLLILFLVIIWGVNWPMTKLALHFTPPLLFSGMRTLLGGLLLLIVALPRLNRLRLKEAWSFYLISSLFNIILYYGLQTIGLSYLPSGLFSVLVFLQPVLIGIFSWLWLGESMYVVKIFGLLLGFAGVAIISAGSLSGHISYVGIMLALGSALSWALGTVYVKKIGDAVDKIWLVTSQLLIGGLLMTGAGSALESWSSIEWSRTLISCLLFISVFVIAIGWLVFFTLIGAGEASKVASYTFIIPLVAVMTGTLFLHEPFTLYLLAGLICIVLSIYLVNRKPLSLKQKDAAN, from the coding sequence TTGAACCGACTATCGCAGATGCGAACGGTACTTCTCATCTTATTTCTTGTAATCATTTGGGGCGTTAATTGGCCGATGACCAAATTGGCTCTCCACTTCACACCGCCATTGTTGTTCTCAGGAATGCGAACCTTGTTAGGCGGGCTTCTGCTGCTCATCGTCGCTCTACCGCGACTGAATCGCCTGCGTCTTAAGGAAGCATGGAGTTTCTATTTGATCTCTTCGTTGTTCAACATTATATTATACTACGGTCTTCAAACGATCGGGCTCAGCTACTTGCCTTCGGGTTTATTCTCGGTGCTTGTGTTTTTGCAACCGGTTCTGATCGGCATTTTCTCCTGGTTGTGGTTGGGGGAATCGATGTATGTGGTCAAAATATTCGGACTGCTTCTCGGCTTTGCGGGTGTCGCGATCATTAGCGCCGGCAGCCTGTCTGGGCACATCTCGTACGTAGGTATTATGCTCGCACTCGGCAGTGCTCTAAGTTGGGCATTAGGTACGGTGTATGTTAAGAAGATCGGGGATGCCGTCGATAAGATTTGGCTCGTGACAAGTCAATTATTGATCGGTGGGCTGCTGATGACGGGGGCCGGTTCCGCTTTGGAGAGCTGGTCGAGCATCGAGTGGTCACGGACTTTGATCTCGTGCCTGCTTTTCATCTCAGTCTTCGTAATCGCCATCGGCTGGTTAGTCTTCTTCACCTTGATCGGGGCAGGCGAGGCGAGCAAGGTGGCATCATATACATTCATCATTCCTCTGGTTGCCGTCATGACCGGGACGCTGTTCCTGCATGAGCCTTTCACGCTGTATTTGCTAGCCGGACTTATTTGCATTGTGCTCAGTATTTATTTGGTCAATCGCAAGCCACTATCGCTCAAGCAGAAGGATGCAGCAAACTAA
- a CDS encoding NUDIX hydrolase — protein MGHKLAAGVVVLKDGKLLLVKDKSGWSLPKGSTEIGETFLKAAEREGYEETGFKIAVEEVAFVTEFTSEKYGQHLQVYYSGELISNFAETEDPDQDISEVKFVEIKNLRNMIKFRPWILPLECWIKDRKLNYHSFDLDFEGFEIKD, from the coding sequence ATGGGACATAAGCTCGCCGCTGGTGTAGTTGTTTTAAAGGACGGAAAGCTATTGTTAGTAAAAGACAAGTCAGGTTGGAGTTTGCCGAAAGGATCAACAGAAATTGGTGAAACATTTTTAAAAGCAGCTGAAAGAGAAGGATATGAGGAAACGGGATTTAAAATAGCTGTTGAAGAAGTGGCTTTCGTTACTGAATTTACTTCTGAAAAATACGGACAGCATCTACAAGTTTATTATTCAGGAGAACTTATATCAAATTTTGCAGAAACTGAAGACCCTGACCAAGATATATCTGAGGTTAAATTCGTGGAAATAAAAAATCTGCGTAATATGATTAAATTTCGCCCATGGATATTGCCTTTGGAATGTTGGATTAAAGATAGGAAATTAAATTACCATTCATTTGATTTAGACTTTGAAGGTTTTGAAATTAAAGATTAA
- a CDS encoding GNAT family N-acetyltransferase — protein MELVIPNVETEEEVAFLAQLASEIWCEYFVCIISNEQIDYMVEKFQSVHAITVQIKNQGYEYYFMNVNGKTIGYLGIKQEEGKLFLSKFYIQKEHRGKGYASQAMEFLVEICKDRRLGIIWLTVNRYNDATIAVYEKKGFRTVRTQVADIGNGFVMDDNIMEKEIVLE, from the coding sequence ATGGAACTAGTTATTCCAAATGTAGAGACAGAGGAAGAAGTCGCGTTCTTAGCTCAATTGGCATCAGAAATTTGGTGTGAATATTTTGTATGCATCATATCAAATGAACAAATCGACTATATGGTGGAAAAATTTCAATCAGTTCATGCTATTACTGTCCAAATTAAAAATCAGGGTTATGAATATTATTTTATGAATGTGAATGGCAAAACCATTGGCTATTTGGGTATAAAACAAGAAGAAGGCAAGCTGTTTCTAAGCAAATTTTATATACAAAAAGAGCATCGAGGAAAAGGTTATGCAAGCCAGGCTATGGAGTTCTTGGTAGAGATATGCAAAGATCGAAGGTTAGGTATTATATGGCTTACGGTAAATCGATATAATGATGCCACTATCGCTGTTTATGAGAAAAAAGGATTTAGAACAGTACGTACTCAGGTGGCGGATATAGGGAATGGTTTTGTGATGGACGATAATATAATGGAAAAAGAAATTGTGTTGGAATGA
- a CDS encoding GNAT family N-acetyltransferase → MIYLETSRLQLRDWEETDLEPFSRLNADEKVMTYFPKTLSTEETNVFYKSIVSEFKECGFGLYAVEVKESKVFIGFIGFHRATFEADFTPCIEIGWRLKKEAWGKGYATEGAEACLQYGFNKLGFIDVYSFTADVNNPSKNVMIKIGMSFVKTFNHPKVEKSSPLNKHVLFHINQNSANGIR, encoded by the coding sequence ATGATATATTTAGAGACATCGAGATTGCAATTACGCGACTGGGAAGAAACGGACTTAGAGCCATTTAGTCGACTAAATGCGGACGAAAAGGTTATGACGTATTTTCCTAAAACCTTATCAACCGAAGAAACAAATGTGTTCTATAAATCAATTGTATCCGAGTTTAAAGAATGTGGATTTGGGTTATATGCCGTAGAAGTAAAAGAAAGTAAAGTGTTTATAGGGTTTATTGGATTTCATAGGGCAACATTCGAGGCTGATTTTACACCGTGTATTGAAATTGGATGGCGACTGAAAAAAGAGGCTTGGGGAAAAGGATATGCAACTGAGGGAGCGGAAGCTTGTTTACAATATGGATTTAACAAATTGGGTTTTATTGACGTTTATAGTTTTACAGCCGATGTTAATAACCCTTCGAAAAACGTAATGATAAAAATCGGTATGAGCTTTGTTAAAACTTTCAATCACCCGAAAGTTGAAAAAAGTAGTCCTTTAAACAAACATGTATTATTTCATATAAATCAAAATTCTGCTAATGGTATACGATAG
- a CDS encoding 2-hydroxymuconate tautomerase family protein: protein MPIINVKIAKGRTVEQKQQFVEAITQTAAQILNVKEEWVTVVFDEYERENWATGGTLHSIKFGEGFGKMGVE, encoded by the coding sequence ATGCCAATTATCAATGTGAAAATTGCAAAAGGGCGAACTGTAGAGCAAAAACAGCAGTTTGTTGAAGCTATAACACAAACGGCGGCTCAAATTTTAAACGTTAAAGAAGAATGGGTTACAGTAGTCTTTGATGAGTACGAACGGGAGAACTGGGCGACTGGCGGAACCCTTCACTCAATAAAATTTGGTGAAGGCTTTGGTAAAATGGGGGTTGAATAA
- a CDS encoding IS1182 family transposase has product MTASFHAELYKLIPEAHLLRKIHEVVDFSFVHELVRSSYCEYYGRPANEPELLFRLLFLQILYGLSDERMIQDAQVNLAYKWFVGLNPEEALPDSSQLSRFRNHRLGASQIDELLKVIVKQCIEKGLIKSKSLIVDSTHSLAASQKQRALDVLRDAAKRLLRTVIKKHPKLEKKLPRKPELQKDQPDAEKVMLHYLAQLGESVETFLPDHEGAISEKLQIAKQIVEDERLLANKGIMSAIDPEARFGWKSNTKSFFGYKNHIAMTEEEIITAVEVTGGSNDDGKQLSNLIKQSLEAGLEVKEILADTAYSGKENLSELKEKEIQAIIPLNPIVHTGGLKQEGFEYNKDADFVLCPAGEHSTRKAIQGSKKSGHSRSLVFYFDIEKCKTCPLREGCYKPESKSKTYSIRIVADQYKDHMAFEKSESFKERMKRRPIIEHKNAELKRHHGLTKAKYRGLFRMRIQTLLTIFVVNVKRMIKLINKMQPVS; this is encoded by the coding sequence ATGACTGCCTCGTTTCATGCAGAATTATATAAACTCATTCCAGAAGCCCACTTGCTTCGTAAGATTCATGAGGTTGTGGATTTTTCTTTTGTCCATGAACTTGTTCGATCCTCCTATTGCGAATATTATGGAAGACCTGCAAACGAACCCGAATTGTTGTTTCGTTTATTGTTTCTGCAGATTCTCTATGGATTATCTGATGAACGGATGATACAAGACGCGCAAGTGAATCTGGCTTACAAATGGTTCGTTGGTTTGAATCCCGAGGAGGCTCTTCCGGATTCCTCGCAGCTTTCTCGGTTTCGCAATCATCGCTTAGGGGCAAGTCAAATCGACGAATTGTTGAAGGTGATCGTAAAACAATGCATTGAAAAAGGATTGATTAAATCCAAGTCGTTAATCGTGGACTCCACCCATTCCCTAGCAGCGAGTCAAAAACAAAGAGCATTAGATGTTTTACGAGATGCGGCGAAGCGACTATTACGAACCGTCATCAAAAAGCATCCCAAGCTCGAGAAAAAACTACCGCGTAAACCCGAGCTTCAAAAAGACCAACCAGATGCTGAAAAGGTGATGCTGCATTATCTGGCTCAACTCGGTGAATCGGTCGAAACGTTTCTTCCTGATCATGAGGGTGCCATTTCCGAAAAACTACAGATAGCTAAACAAATTGTTGAGGATGAACGCCTACTTGCAAACAAAGGGATTATGTCCGCCATTGATCCAGAAGCACGATTCGGATGGAAGAGCAATACAAAATCTTTTTTTGGCTACAAGAACCACATTGCTATGACAGAAGAAGAGATAATTACAGCCGTTGAAGTGACAGGTGGGAGTAACGATGATGGAAAACAATTGTCAAATTTAATTAAGCAATCCTTAGAAGCAGGATTGGAAGTGAAAGAAATCCTTGCAGATACGGCCTATTCCGGGAAAGAAAATTTGTCTGAGTTAAAAGAAAAAGAGATTCAAGCGATTATTCCACTTAATCCAATTGTACATACGGGTGGCTTAAAGCAAGAAGGATTTGAGTATAACAAAGACGCTGACTTCGTCCTTTGTCCAGCAGGAGAACATAGCACCCGAAAAGCTATTCAGGGAAGTAAGAAATCAGGACATAGTCGTTCATTGGTATTCTACTTCGACATAGAAAAGTGCAAGACATGTCCGCTCCGAGAAGGTTGTTACAAACCTGAATCAAAGAGCAAGACGTATTCCATTCGGATCGTCGCAGATCAATACAAGGATCACATGGCATTCGAGAAGAGTGAATCGTTTAAAGAACGAATGAAACGACGACCGATTATTGAACATAAAAATGCCGAATTAAAGAGACATCATGGACTGACCAAGGCGAAATACCGTGGTCTATTCCGAATGCGAATACAGACCCTGCTCACGATATTTGTGGTAAACGTCAAAAGAATGATAAAGCTAATAAACAAAATGCAGCCAGTCTCATAA
- a CDS encoding SDR family NAD(P)-dependent oxidoreductase yields MAKELPPLHVIVCNAGTQFVQGTQMTNDGIEATFGVNHLGHFMLVRLLLNHLQENGRIVVVSSDTHDFSKKTGMPAPRYASPTILADPVESERLLGNLSDLAKGQVRYTTSKLCNLYFAYELSRQIQQSKRSISVAAFNPGMMPGKGSALTRDYSPLLRFMWNNIMPLLSFVRSSVRTNKQSGNDLANLVLRGSVQSGTYWDGPKEACFAAAPFSLVLNTNGRIVE; encoded by the coding sequence ATTGCAAAGGAGCTTCCTCCACTTCATGTCATTGTCTGCAATGCCGGTACTCAATTTGTGCAAGGTACACAAATGACTAACGATGGTATTGAAGCCACTTTTGGCGTGAATCATCTGGGTCACTTCATGCTTGTGCGGTTATTGCTAAATCATCTTCAAGAAAACGGACGTATCGTCGTCGTAAGCAGCGATACTCATGATTTCAGCAAGAAAACCGGAATGCCAGCTCCTCGTTACGCAAGTCCCACCATATTGGCTGACCCTGTTGAATCCGAACGTCTGCTAGGTAATCTGTCTGATTTAGCAAAAGGTCAGGTTCGCTACACCACTTCTAAGCTCTGCAATCTGTACTTTGCTTATGAGCTGTCCCGACAAATTCAGCAATCCAAACGTTCCATCTCGGTGGCAGCATTTAATCCCGGTATGATGCCTGGCAAAGGCTCAGCCCTTACGAGGGATTATAGTCCTCTGTTACGATTTATGTGGAATAATATCATGCCGCTTTTGAGTTTCGTTCGCTCCAGTGTTCGGACAAACAAACAATCCGGAAATGATCTTGCAAACCTTGTTCTTAGGGGCTCTGTACAGAGTGGAACATATTGGGACGGACCTAAAGAGGCTTGCTTTGCTGCGGCTCCATTTTCACTTGTTCTTAATACGAACGGGAGGATAGTGGAATAA
- a CDS encoding DinB family protein — MLTKRPQQEDYKSFFDSYVKLLDNGDLIEIYSQQEEVVTKIIEKLSESDADFRYEKDKWSIKEVLGHLCDAERMFNYWMFCIARNESNPIAPIHIADYVAQANLQNAPYQRYLKIGKASENPVLLF; from the coding sequence TTGCTTACAAAAAGACCACAACAAGAGGATTATAAAAGTTTTTTTGATAGCTATGTAAAACTGCTGGATAACGGCGATCTCATTGAAATTTACAGCCAGCAAGAAGAAGTAGTTACCAAAATAATTGAAAAATTATCTGAAAGTGATGCAGATTTTCGTTATGAGAAAGATAAGTGGAGTATTAAAGAAGTATTAGGTCACTTATGTGATGCAGAAAGAATGTTTAACTACTGGATGTTTTGTATAGCAAGAAACGAGTCCAACCCAATTGCGCCTATTCATATCGCAGATTATGTTGCACAAGCTAATTTGCAAAACGCCCCATATCAGAGATACTTGAAGATTGGAAAAGCATCAGAAAATCCAGTCTTACTCTTTTAA